TTTATTTATTCCTTGCCCTTGGCTCGATGCTTGTCATGGTGTCCACGTCTGCATGGAATACAGGTGTTGCTCCGTATCTGAACAGCAAGGGATTGAGTCCTGCGGTGTACAGCTTGCTCTGGACAGTGAACGGCATCGTGATTGTCGTTGGACAACCCCTGACCTCGCTGTTGAATCGCCTGCTGACGCGCTCGCTGTATGCGCGACTGATTTCAAGCGCCCTGTTTTACGCGGTCGGATTTGGTTTCATGCTGTTACTGCATACCAACTACATTGACCTTGTGATTGGCATGATTGTTTGTACGTTCGGGGAAATGCTTCTCAATCCCTCGATACCGGCGATTGTCTCGCAAACGACAGGCCGATCCGCTCCCTTTTACCTTGGTCTCGTTGGCAGCGTAGGCAGCGTAGGGCGGCTTGTCGGTCCTCCGCTTTACGGCGCCTTATTTGATTCTTTTGGTGTGACGCCCATTTTGCTTGTATCTACCATTGCCACTGCGGCCGGAGCAGGGTTCTTTGTCGTCCATCGATTATTCCGGGCACAGCAGCTGTCATCTGTCATCCCCCTGTCAGCCGCTGTGGCTTGTCGAGATTTGCGGACGTCGAAGGAGTGCAGCCGCGCTGCAGCTCGGCAACTTTTACTCAGACAACGAAACCATCCCGCCGTCAACCCGAAACATTCGGCAGCAGCGACGTGCGACGCCTGACGACGTCCTGCAACTCATTTCGCACCTGGAGTGTGTCCAAATTGACCCTGTTGCGGCCGTTGCGCGCAATCAGCATCTGGTACTCGGAGCGAGGCTGCCGGGATACCAACCTGAGCTTTTGAATCAGCTGCTCGAACAACATCAGGTCTTCGAGTACATCGCGAACGCAGCGTGTGTACTGCCGATGGTAGACTACCCTTTGATTCAGGGCATAAGAAGACGCTTCGAGGCGGCGCTGGCGGCCGAGATTAGCAAGTACCAGGAAGTGGCCGCTGAAGTACTCAGACGATTGAGTCGAGAAGGTGCACTTCCGGCAAGCGCTTTTGAGACAAACGACAAGGTCCATGGCTATTGGGATAATCAAGCACCGAAAACAAAGGCCACTTCGCACGTCTTAAACCTACTCAACGATACCGGCACCATTCGAGTGGTTAAACGCGATGGAAACACCCGCTTTTTCGATCTCGCTGAGTACACCATCCCACAGTCCATCTGGCAAGATGCAAAGGGGATTGAGACTCATGACGCTGAGCGGTTGTTGATGGAGAAATACATGCGGGCGTATCGCATTTTTGACCTCTCGGACAGCCGGTTTGGCTGGGCCCGGTGGAAGGCTGCAGAGCGCAAGGCTGCCCTCTCCCCGTACCTCTCTCGGGGAGCCGTCATTCCTTTGGCGATTGAGGGCTGCAAGACGGAGTATTACATCCTGGCCGAAGATGTAGACGAACTCTGTGCCATTGAACGAAAGATGCTTCTCGGGCAGGAGCGGAGCGTGACGGTGCCAAGGAAGGCAACTTCGGTCACTGTTGCCGGTCGGGATATTCGCTTCTTACCTCCACTTGACAACCTTCTGTGGCGGCGGGGTCGCGTCTTGGACCTGTTTTCCTTTGATTACAAGTGGGAAATCTACACACCTGTGGAAAAGCGGACGTACGGGTATTACACTATGCCAATTCTTGCAGGTGACCGCTTGATTGGTCGCATTGACCCAAAACTAGACAGAACCCGGGGTGTCCTCGAGATTCAAAGTATTTACCTCGAACCAGCAGTTCGTCCAACCAAGCTGCTTGCAGAGGCTTTGGAGACCGGGCTTCGGAGATTTGCTCGGTTGCACGGTGCCAAGGATATTGACACGGACGTCACCACGGGCACCGCCACGGACATCACCACGGGCGTCACCACGGGCACCGCCACGGACACAACGACGGGCGCAGCGATAGACATCTCAGCAATGAGGAAACGATGACTTGCCTCTGTTGCGAATAGGGCGCAAAATAGGAAGGTAAGACAATTTTATTCACTGAACGGGGTGAGTGTTGTGAGCAACGGAGTGAATTATGCGCAGCAGTTTATGACGCATCGAGCTGTGCTGCAGGACATTTTGAATCGCGTCCCTGACGAGAAGTTCGATTTTCAGCCTTGGGCGAATTCCATGACTTTGGGTAATCTGGCGTTACATATGGTCACGAGCGCAGATTGGTTTGCCGAGGCCGTGAAAGCTGGGTCTTTCGGGCGCCCGGAAAAAGTGGAGGCCAGCTCGATGGCAGATGTGCGGCGCATTGTGGATGAGTATACCGCGAAAACGAAAGCCACCATCGAGTCTCTGACAGAGGCGCAAATTGAAGGAATGGTCGACGGCAAGGCGATTTTTGGAATGGATGCACCTGGACACGTGTGGCTTGGCAGTATGAAAGACCACGAGGTCCATCACAAAGGGCAGATGTTTGTCTACGCAAGAATCGCAGGCGTCGAGGAAATGCCGTTCTTTTTGAGCCGCAACGCGTAAACCTCGTCCCTAAACCTAGAACAATGTTCCTGTTTAGGCGGTGTATCAGCCTTCATGCTGATGCGCCGCCTGTTGCTGTTTTGGGTCAGCCCGGCGGGTTCTTAAGGCTTTTGGAATCTGACAACGGTGACAACCGGGCGATGGTCGGAAGCCTTCGGCTCATTCGGTACCAAGGCGCGGACAACATGCGCCGAACTGGGTACCATCACGAAGTCAAGTTGCCACAAGGGCTTGTCTGCAGGAAAGGTGAAACAGTCCTTGCGACAGTTCACAAGAGCGTTCTGAAAATGTTTGTACAATGGGGCAAGCTCGGGTTGTCCCGGTGCGGCGTTAAAGTCACCGAGAAGTACCTGCGTGTCTGAAGACTGAGGACGAACCGTGTCCGGCCTATCCCCATGCGATTTGGACGCAGATGTGGAAACGGATCGGCTTGATATGATGGACATCATCTCGCACACCTGAACCACACGTACTCGGCTGTCATCGCGGTAGTCGAGATGGGCGACGTAAACGGTGACAGGGGTCTGGTTGACTTGCACGACGGCTTCGAGAAAGCCGGGCATGGGTCGGAGAACCGGGTTTGCTTCTTCTGTCGAGAGTCGACTTTGCAGATGATTGTAAGACTTTACGATGGGATATCGGCTGATGACTGCAACTCCAGACTGACGCCTGTGCGCTCCTTGAGTGGTCGGGGAGAAGTCATAAATGGGCGCGAATGCATAGTGCATGTGGAGTGATGTGGCAAGGAGACTGATTTCATCCTCAAAATGCGATCTGTCGCTGTAGTGCACATCCACCTCTTGTAAGCCGATGATGTCGGCGTGCGAGTGGCGAATGACGTTCGCGATACGAGTGAGGTCATATGCGCCGTCCGTACCGACTCCAAAGTGAATGTTATAAGTCATGATGTTGACAGGTCTCGTGTACGAGGTCTGATTCGTGGAAGTGGACGTCGACGCAGACGGGGCCTGAGGAACGACCGCCTGACTTGCTCCTCCCTCACGTGCTGCCGCCATCACGGGACTCGGCAGAGACGTCACGAAAAAGGTGCAAATCGCTAGAAACCAGTTCTTGTTGTGCACGGGCCAGCCACCTTTTGTAAATCGTCTAGAATTCGATGAACGACCATCTGCGAGTCACCATTTCGATAGCCTCTCACCGTTCAGGTAGTTTTCCACAGCCCGTGCAATACATTCCCTGTTACTGTAAGAAATAAGGTGCCGTTGCCATGGTCAGGAGCATCAGAGCAACAGCATCAGAAAAAGACGACTACTGCAAGACCCTTACAGGTACATCATCACAGTACGACGACTACAGCAAGACCATCTCAGGTAGATCATCACAGGTACATCGTCACAGCACGTTCGGCATCTTTACCTGCTCCACGCCTTCCACGCGAACAATTGAACTGCGCAGCGCATCAAGACTTCCTTCCCGTTTTGTGACGCGTACCGTGACCTCAATCTCGACTTCATCGTCCTCTTCAGACCGTGTGATGGAAATGCGTTGGACTTTTAATCCAGCTTCATGCAGCGTGGTTTCGAGGTCGCTGATGAGTCCCTTGCGGTCCCTGGCCGTTACGACGATAGATCCGATGCGGCCAACAAAACGGTGCTCTATCGATTTCAACGTAGTGAGACCAATTAGAATGAGAATGGTGCCGCTAATGGCAATGACGTACATACCGGATCCGGCCGCTAGACCAACCCCTGCCGTGGCCCACAGTCCTGTGGCTGTTGTCAGGCCAAGCACGGTGTTGCGCCGGAAGATTATCATTCCTGCTCCGACAAAGCCGATTCCGCTGACCACTTGGGCGGCAATTCTGGAGGGGTCAAAACTAACACTTGTAATGCCGTACATATCGTGAAATCCGTACTTTGAAACCACCATGATGAGCGCTGACCCGATGGCAAGAATGAAGTGCGTGCGTATCCCGGCGTCCTTGAGGTGCGCCTTGCGTTCGAAACCGATGACTGCACCAAGAATTCCGGCCGTGATAAGCCTTACCACCAAGTCCCATGGCTGCGGCATCTGCATCCCTCCTGTGTCTGTGACCTATAGTACTACGTTTCACACTTCAGGTGATCTCCCGCTTCAAGGCGTCAAACAGCATCGCACGAAAACGAATGGCTGGGGCGTCTGACGGAACATGGGACTCGTGCTTTAACGGAGGGGGGACTACTGGCCGTAGGCGTTCGACGATGGCCCGGTCCTGTTCCATGACAAACTTCGTGTGTTCGACATGAAAGTCGTCGAGGAACACTGAATCCGTATCGAAGTTCCTCATGGCGATACCAAATATTTTGGTCGCATCTGGACGGATGGGACTGAACGTTAGAAATGTGCACATCCATTTGTCGTCGCCCATTGGCGTACGGATTGTCCAGTGGTTTGGGAATATTAGTTCAATCTCCGTCCTGTCGGCGACACCTTCGGGCGCGGGGATGGGCTCCAAGGGGTGCGACGGCGCAAATGGGGTCGGGTGGATGATGATACCGCGTGTTGAAAAGAAGTAGTCGGGGCCGTGAACAACCGGACAGACGTCTTCACCCGTCGTTTCCGGGTGCACAAACGGCAGATGCGAGACGTCAAGAACACTCTCGACGACGCGGCAGATGTTGGCGTTCCATGACGTTTGAAACGGTACGTACTGCCAGTCCCTTTGGCCAAGTTCCGGAAACAACGACAAATCAGGCAGGGTGTCATTATTACCGATGGGCGAGGCATAAACCCAGGTCAGCCCGACCCTGTCGCAAACCGGATACACCTGCAACCTTGCAGCGTCTGGAATTTTCATACCCGAGCGATTTGCAGGAACGTGCACACACCGTCCACGCTCGTCAAAGCGCCACCCGTGGTATGGGCACACCAGGTGATTGCCAACCACGGTACCGATGGACAGGTCGCAGCCCCGGTGAGGACATTGTGACAGAAAAGCGTGCGGGACTCCAAAAGAGTCTCGAAACAGCACGAGAGGTGTGGCACAGACGATGGCTTCGACCGGTGTACTACCTAAGTCTGAAGAAGGAATCACTGCATACCAGGCGTGCCGCAGCATCCAACCGACCCCCAACGCGAGCGTCCGCATCTACATTGCATCTGTACACGTTATGTACGGACATGAAGGTTGGGGTGTACGCTTGCCTGCAGGGCCGACGATGGAAGAACGTGTCTCCCGACAGTTAGACCTCGTGGTCTGTTTGTGCCAATTGTCGTTTCGCTTCCGTCCAGCACGAATCCTCGTCCCGGAGACGCCAATTCGTGGTGGTAGACGCTGTATCCGATTCGACGGCGGTACGCAGGTCGTCTGCGGCTTTGGCAGCGTGTTCTGGTCCAAATTCTTCCTTGTATTTTTCCAAGATGGCGTTCAGTGCATGGATAAAGAGCGTCTCACGGTCCTGTGTGCCGCGAGCGGTGACGGATATCGTTGCTTGGTCAGTTCCTAGGAGAAAGTGTTCTCTTACACGCATGTACAATCAGCCTCCGCGTCGTCTGTTGTGTCGGTTATTACGGTTATTACGGTTATTACTATCAGTCTACACGATTCGCTCTCCGTCGCGCTGTGCGGTGCGTCACCGTGCATCTGTTTGTGACTCGCGTCACGATTTGCTCACTGGCTTGGTGTTACGTTGGTCATGTAAGGACTCTGACAGAACGTACTGCAACTGCCGCATGGCCGCGGTAGTTGCAGAAATGCTGAAGATGGAGATGACCAGAATGTTTGGCACAAACAGCAAACTCGGAGACATCGTCACCACGTACCCGGAGGCCGGAACGATATTCAAAGGTTACAAGGTGGATTATTGCTGCAAAGGAGACAGGACTGTAGCTGAAGCGGTGCAGGGCACGGACATTCACATCGAGCAGTTGCTGAAGGAATTAAATGCTGGATACGAAACAGCTCGCGCGGATGCCGCATCCACTACGGACTGGACGGATGAGTCGTTTGACAAATTGATTTCGCATGTGGTCAATACCCACCATGCCTATCTGCAAAAGACGTTGCCGATTCTCGGCGAACTGACCACAAAAATCTTACGCGTACACGGGAAAAATCATCTTGACACGCTTTCTCCGTTACACCGGACGTTCCATACATTCAAGATGGACATCGAACAACACATGATTAAGGAAGAAACGGATATTTTTCCGCTCATCATTGAGTATCAAGAGACAGGAGACGTAGATATCCTACGGAAGGTTCTCACTCATATTGAAGTTCTAGAGCAAGAACACACTGAATCAGGTGACTTGCTCAAGCAAATGCGGGTCGTCACGAATGACTACTACGTTCCCGACGATGCCTGTGGAACTTACAGCTACACGTTTCAGAAGTTAGCCGAACTCGAAGAAGACATGTTTCGTCACGTGCACCTCGAGAATAACATCATGTTTCCGCGGTTAGAGCGGCTCGCCTGAGTAGGCGCTGGATATCCTCTGGAGATTCTCTGGATATCCTCTGGAGATCCTCTAGAGATCCTCTAGCGATCCTCTGGTTATACGCTCTGGTGTTCGCCGAAGTCGAGGTCATCGACTTCGGCGATTTTTTAAATGCTTCCCAGTTTCAACTTGGATTCAGGTAACATGTGAAGAGACGGAATTTTTTGATGGAGGTGGGAGCACTGGAGATTCGATTCGCCTCGCACGATGACCTCTCCGATATCGCGCGGGTCAATGTCGATGTGTGGCAATCAACATATCGCGGCCTTATGTCAGACGACTTCCTTGATTCGCTTTCATACGACGCGTCGCGAGAACGTTTTGCACGAATGCTGTCGCGAACCGACACCCCGTCCTTTGTCGTGGCTGCGGATACTGGCGACGGAATTGTCGGTTACGCGCATGCAGGTGCGTCACGAGAGCGGAGTCTTGCCCCGGATATTGACGGCGAACTCTACGGGCTATATCTTTTGCCGTCATACCATCGCCAGGGAGTGGGGAGAAAACTGGTGAAGGCCGCTGCAACAGAGCTGGCAGAGAGAGGCTACCGGTCAATGGTCGTTGTGGTCTTTACGGATAATCAAAACGGTCGACAATTCTACGAAGCCATGGGGGCAAAACCGCTCATCGAACGCATCGCGGGCATCAGGGGAGAGTTCGTCAAGGAACTCCTCTATGTCTTCGAGGACGTCACGGAGGTTGGTATGAAGGGCTGAGTCTTGTTGCACACCTGCACGTTGTAAAACGTCAGTACGCCCACATAACCACATAACCACATAACCACATGACCGCATGACCGCATGACCGTTTCAAGCGGTGATGGCATCGTCACATCCCATGCCGCCATTTGGAAACGCGATGCCCGTTTACGGCCCCGTTCGTTACCCTGAGTATGAGCTGACCGGCCTTAAGAGACCGGGCTGCGACTCAGGGAGGGAACTCGTATGACCATCGACAGGGGAGAAGGGCCAATCATGAGCGAAGAAGAGACGATAAGGGAACGGAAGAACACCAGCGAACAGAAGATGAGCGAAGAGAACGTACGTGCCGAGAAGATGAGCGAACAACAGATGAGTGCAGAGAAGATAAGCGAGCAAAAGCAACTGGTGCAAGAGCAGTTCGGCAGGGTGGCAAGAGCTTACGTCGACAGCGCAATGCATAACAACCAGACAGCACTTGAAGCGGTCGTTGCAGCCGTAGACCCTCACGCAGACTGGCTTGTACTCGATGTTGCCACGGGCGGCGGGCACGTTGCCAAGGCTTTAGCTGGCATGGTGAAGCACGTCGTGGCAAGCGACTTGACACCTAGGATGCTTGCCGAGGCCCGGAGCCATATTCGCGATGTAAGTGGAATTGACAACGTTTCTTATGTCACCGCGGACGCAGAACAGCTGCCTTTTCTGTCCGACACGTTTGACGCAGTCACGTGCCGGATTGCTCCGCATCACTTTCCGAATCCGAGACAGTTTGTCCAAGAAGTCGCCCGCGTGTTAAAACCAGGGGGCAGGTTTGTCTTGGTAGACAACATTGTTCCCGAAGATGGAGCACTCGCAGCTTGGTACAACACCGTCGAGCATCTGCGCGACAGGAGCCACATTCGCTGTGCACCGGCGACGCAGTGGCAGGAATGGATAGCGGCTGCTGGGCTCGTTTTTGAGAGGGGACAGGCATCCTGGAAGAAGTTTGAGTTTGAGAGTTGGGCTTTGCGGATGGTGACATCCGAACAGCAGTACCGCGAAGTATTGGAGTACATTCAAAGTGCCCCGAAAGCGGCAGCTGACTATTTTCAGGTGGAATTCGTTGAGGGTAAGGTTTTGTCCTTTCAAGGCCTCGAGTGGCTCGCTGTCAGCCACAAACCTTAAAGCAGGGAGGATGGCCCGGTGACACAGCAAGACCTTGATAGAGGGCAACCCACCAAGAGTTGTGAGGCTACTGGGAAAGTAGTGCTGGGTGGGGCGCGTCCCTGGCAGATGGAATCGCTCACGATGCAGGATGAGCCACATGTGTCGCAATTGGTCGCTTCGGTGGGCTGGGGCCTTGCACCCGGCCGACTCGGGGCGATGCTGCAGGTAGGGAAAGCTTTCGGGTCATTTGCGGACGGCAGCCTGATTGCGAGCAGTTGTCTCTTTCCGTACGGGCGAGAACTGGCGGCTCTCGGCATGGTCATTGTCCACCCGTTGTGGCAGCGCAAGGGGCTGGGCGCAACCGTTGTGAAGCGCTGTCTGGAGACTGCCGGGGAGCTGGGTGTCAAGCGGATCGGCCTACTCGCGACGGATGCCGGCTATCCACTATATCGCGGGCTTGGGTTTGAAACGATAGACAGGGCTCATCGTTACATCGGGGTGCCAAACCCTGCGGCTCACGATGCGGACAGACAGCGAGACATGGAGATTCTCCCATTTGGCGAAGGGGACTGGATGGATGTCATCCGCATGGATGGCGAAGTCACGGGTGTGGACCGCAGTGAAACTTACAGAGCGTTTCTCAAAACTGTCACGACCACGAGTGTCGCGCGCGCTAATGACGGCCGGCTGCTCGGGTACGGAGCGGCAACTGAAGTTGGGAAGATGTTGGTGATAGGCCCGCTCTACGCCACTGAAATGTCCATTGCGATGGAACTGGTAGTGCATCTGACACAGTCATTTCAAGGAAGGGTTCGGATTGACATCCCTGCTGGACAAAGCGCGTGGATGAGGTCTCTTCGGGCTCTCGGACTTCGGGAAATGCATGTATCCCCGATAATGTTCTACGGTGACCCATCGGTCCCCGGGCGGCGTGAATGGCAATACGGCATCTTGGATGCTGCTCTTTTGTAGACCATTTGAATCTTGATTTTGGGAGGCAAGGCGAAATGAGAATCTTGGTTATCGGCGGTACAAAATTTTTGGGTCGACATTTTGTGGAGGCTGCACTGGCGAACCACCACGAGGTGACTATTTTTCACCGCGGCCAGACCAACACCGGTTTGTTCCCCCATGTGGAGGAAATCCTTGGCGATCGCGATGGTCAAACATCACTCCTCACAGCGCGCACGTGGGATGCGGTCGTTGATACATGCGGGTATGTACCGCGGGTGGTCAAACAATCGGCAGAGACCCTGAAGGCGGTTGCGAAACAGTACACGTTCATCTCGAGCATTTCCGTGTATCCTGGCTTTCCAAAATCCGGGATGGATGAATCCTCAACCGTCGATGTCTTGCCAGAAGAGGATGCAAACAGTGAGGACATCTCCAAGTACTATGGTCCGCTCAAGGCGCTGTGTGAGCAAGAAGTGACACAAGCATTCGGCAGTCACGCGCTCATCATTCGCCCGGGGCTGATTGTTGGTCCGAATGATCCCACGGACAGGTTCACCTACTGGCCGCATCGCATGGCGGAGGGTGGAGAGGTTCTCGTGCCCGGCGACTTCAGCCGGCCGGTGCAGTTTATCGACGTTCGTGATTTGGCTCGGTTCACGCTCCATCTCATCGAACAGGAGGCGTCTGGCATCTACCACGCGACGGGCCATCCGCTGCCGTTCTCGCAACTGCTCGACGTGTGTCAGGCAGTGTCTGAACGCGATGCAACACTTGTCTCGGTGGATGAAACATTTCTCGCGCAACAGGGCGTGCAACCATGGATTGAGCTTCCGCTATGGATTGGTGAGGCCGCCGGGTGGCCAGGTTTTATGGAAGTGAGTGTGGAAAAGGCCACGACACACGGGTTGCAGTTGCGGCCACTGGTGGAGACAGTGCGGGATACGCTGGCTTGGTCCGACAACAGGCCCTCGGACACAGAGTGGAAGGCGGGAATGAAACCGGACCGAGAGAGAGAGCTGCTCGCAACATGGAATTCTGTTCGCGCTACATATCAGAATCCTTGACAGATTGGCATGATTTCCATATGCTTTTAGCATTCGACCCGAGGTGATGGGTTCACGAGGGAGGTGACGCGCGATGACACAGTATCTGCGGTTGTATGGCCCCGTAATTTCGCTGCAGGGGACGGGTGTGCCCATTTTCGGCGACTCACTGCAGCTGCAAACTGGTCATCGCGACGTTTCCTTCATCCGCGTCTGGTAGGAGCGATTGATAACCGGTTTGTGATGACTGTTCTGTCGCCGTTTGGGCAATAGCCTGAACGGTTTTTTATGCTTGCGAACAGCAAACAGACAGAACGGAGGATTTCTCTTGAACGGACAGTTCCCTAACGCAGATACGAGCCCGGATATGGTTGGCAGCCCACGCAAGGACGGGAACCCACATATGGATGTGAGCCCGGACGTCGATGCAAACTCACAGACGAAGGGGAGCCCCGACGTCGATGGGGGTCAAAAGGTCATTTATGAAGTCCACCTTGATGAATACAGACAGAGCGCGAGGGCTGTCGGGCGACGGAATTTGGTCGCACTATACGGCTATACTGCGACGTCGAGACTGTGGTTTGACGGCAGTCTGTGGCTTATCTATTGGCAGGTGAAGGGGATATCCTTATTTGACATCGGTCTCCTCGAAGCGATTTTACACGTTGTATGCTTGTTCGTGGACGTGCCGATTGGGATCTTTGCGGATCGCTATGGCTGGAAACTCTCCCTCCTCGCCAGTGGGGTGTTTGGGGTTGTGTACAGTGTTTTGTCCCTGATAGGCCACAACTTCTTGTTTGCAGCTCTGGCATTCGCGGCTCGCGGCGTGCAGAGCACATTTGTCAATGGCAGTGATGCTGCGCTCGCCTACGAGTCGGCGCGAATTGCAGGAGAACAGGAGCGCTATCAGCGCATCTCTGGACGAATGATGGCCATCATGTTGGTTTCCATGGCTGTGGCAGAAGCCGCTGGTGGTGCGCTGGCCAACTGGTCATGGAATGCGATTTACATTGCCATCATCATCGCGCACGTCGTTTCGATGACGGTGACGTTGTTCATCTCTGAACCTCGTGGCCTAAAGGATGTGAAGTCAGCGCCGCGAGAGGAATCAAATGCGTCCCGTGAATCCGCTTTGACCGTCGCAAAAGACGCCATCCGCTTTGCGAAGTCGTCACCATTGTTTCTTAGATGGCTCTTGTTCAGCGCAGTCTTGTCGGGGTTTCTGGCGACGTTTTCGTTCTACGGCCAGTCCCTGTTGTTGCACAGTGGTTGGTCACTCGTGGGGATAGGCATCCTGAGCGGGTTCGAAAACGGGTTTGGTGCGGTCATGGCGCTCTCTTCCGACAGGGTAACCAGGTATTTAGGCGAGCGTCGCACGGCCGTCGTAACAGCCTTCATTGGCGGGCTTGGGCTAACCTTGTTTGCCTTTGTGCCGGGAGTGGCGTCTGGAGTGGGGTACCTTACCGGATCGGCAGGAGGAAACCTTGCCGATCCGCTCATCGACAGGAAGCTCAACGACATCATCCCGACACGCCAGCGGGCTACGCTCCTGTCTGCGAATTCGACGGCATTTTCTCTCTTCATGATTGTGGTGTTTCCGCTGTTTGGGCTGCTCTCGGGAAGATTGGGCCTTATCCACGCGGCGGAGATATGGAGTGTGATTGGCGTCTGTCTCATCATTGCCAGTGCTCTGGCAGTGCGTTCGCCCCTGTCAAAAGTTGACCACACAGATACGGTATAGGGTATCGCTGTGGTATGATGAAGGTCAATGAGGAACAAACTGATTATGCTAGGGGGAATGACCGTGTTTCATTATACTGTGACCACGCAAAAGTCACTTGATGATGCAATTA
The Alicyclobacillus curvatus genome window above contains:
- a CDS encoding aromatic ring-hydroxylating dioxygenase subunit alpha; amino-acid sequence: MLRHAWYAVIPSSDLGSTPVEAIVCATPLVLFRDSFGVPHAFLSQCPHRGCDLSIGTVVGNHLVCPYHGWRFDERGRCVHVPANRSGMKIPDAARLQVYPVCDRVGLTWVYASPIGNNDTLPDLSLFPELGQRDWQYVPFQTSWNANICRVVESVLDVSHLPFVHPETTGEDVCPVVHGPDYFFSTRGIIIHPTPFAPSHPLEPIPAPEGVADRTEIELIFPNHWTIRTPMGDDKWMCTFLTFSPIRPDATKIFGIAMRNFDTDSVFLDDFHVEHTKFVMEQDRAIVERLRPVVPPPLKHESHVPSDAPAIRFRAMLFDALKREIT
- a CDS encoding methyltransferase domain-containing protein: MSEENVRAEKMSEQQMSAEKISEQKQLVQEQFGRVARAYVDSAMHNNQTALEAVVAAVDPHADWLVLDVATGGGHVAKALAGMVKHVVASDLTPRMLAEARSHIRDVSGIDNVSYVTADAEQLPFLSDTFDAVTCRIAPHHFPNPRQFVQEVARVLKPGGRFVLVDNIVPEDGALAAWYNTVEHLRDRSHIRCAPATQWQEWIAAAGLVFERGQASWKKFEFESWALRMVTSEQQYREVLEYIQSAPKAAADYFQVEFVEGKVLSFQGLEWLAVSHKP
- a CDS encoding YcaQ family DNA glycosylase, with translation MSSIDYSGHSSCHLSSPCQPLWLVEICGRRRSAAALQLGNFYSDNETIPPSTRNIRQQRRATPDDVLQLISHLECVQIDPVAAVARNQHLVLGARLPGYQPELLNQLLEQHQVFEYIANAACVLPMVDYPLIQGIRRRFEAALAAEISKYQEVAAEVLRRLSREGALPASAFETNDKVHGYWDNQAPKTKATSHVLNLLNDTGTIRVVKRDGNTRFFDLAEYTIPQSIWQDAKGIETHDAERLLMEKYMRAYRIFDLSDSRFGWARWKAAERKAALSPYLSRGAVIPLAIEGCKTEYYILAEDVDELCAIERKMLLGQERSVTVPRKATSVTVAGRDIRFLPPLDNLLWRRGRVLDLFSFDYKWEIYTPVEKRTYGYYTMPILAGDRLIGRIDPKLDRTRGVLEIQSIYLEPAVRPTKLLAEALETGLRRFARLHGAKDIDTDVTTGTATDITTGVTTGTATDTTTGAAIDISAMRKR
- a CDS encoding DinB family protein, producing the protein MSVVSNGVNYAQQFMTHRAVLQDILNRVPDEKFDFQPWANSMTLGNLALHMVTSADWFAEAVKAGSFGRPEKVEASSMADVRRIVDEYTAKTKATIESLTEAQIEGMVDGKAIFGMDAPGHVWLGSMKDHEVHHKGQMFVYARIAGVEEMPFFLSRNA
- a CDS encoding GNAT family N-acetyltransferase, whose amino-acid sequence is MEVGALEIRFASHDDLSDIARVNVDVWQSTYRGLMSDDFLDSLSYDASRERFARMLSRTDTPSFVVAADTGDGIVGYAHAGASRERSLAPDIDGELYGLYLLPSYHRQGVGRKLVKAAATELAERGYRSMVVVVFTDNQNGRQFYEAMGAKPLIERIAGIRGEFVKELLYVFEDVTEVGMKG
- a CDS encoding endonuclease/exonuclease/phosphatase family protein gives rise to the protein MHNKNWFLAICTFFVTSLPSPVMAAAREGGASQAVVPQAPSASTSTSTNQTSYTRPVNIMTYNIHFGVGTDGAYDLTRIANVIRHSHADIIGLQEVDVHYSDRSHFEDEISLLATSLHMHYAFAPIYDFSPTTQGAHRRQSGVAVISRYPIVKSYNHLQSRLSTEEANPVLRPMPGFLEAVVQVNQTPVTVYVAHLDYRDDSRVRVVQVCEMMSIISSRSVSTSASKSHGDRPDTVRPQSSDTQVLLGDFNAAPGQPELAPLYKHFQNALVNCRKDCFTFPADKPLWQLDFVMVPSSAHVVRALVPNEPKASDHRPVVTVVRFQKP
- the ric gene encoding iron-sulfur cluster repair di-iron protein, whose product is MAAVVAEMLKMEMTRMFGTNSKLGDIVTTYPEAGTIFKGYKVDYCCKGDRTVAEAVQGTDIHIEQLLKELNAGYETARADAASTTDWTDESFDKLISHVVNTHHAYLQKTLPILGELTTKILRVHGKNHLDTLSPLHRTFHTFKMDIEQHMIKEETDIFPLIIEYQETGDVDILRKVLTHIEVLEQEHTESGDLLKQMRVVTNDYYVPDDACGTYSYTFQKLAELEEDMFRHVHLENNIMFPRLERLA
- a CDS encoding GNAT family N-acetyltransferase — translated: MTQQDLDRGQPTKSCEATGKVVLGGARPWQMESLTMQDEPHVSQLVASVGWGLAPGRLGAMLQVGKAFGSFADGSLIASSCLFPYGRELAALGMVIVHPLWQRKGLGATVVKRCLETAGELGVKRIGLLATDAGYPLYRGLGFETIDRAHRYIGVPNPAAHDADRQRDMEILPFGEGDWMDVIRMDGEVTGVDRSETYRAFLKTVTTTSVARANDGRLLGYGAATEVGKMLVIGPLYATEMSIAMELVVHLTQSFQGRVRIDIPAGQSAWMRSLRALGLREMHVSPIMFYGDPSVPGRREWQYGILDAALL
- a CDS encoding MgtC/SapB family protein encodes the protein MPQPWDLVVRLITAGILGAVIGFERKAHLKDAGIRTHFILAIGSALIMVVSKYGFHDMYGITSVSFDPSRIAAQVVSGIGFVGAGMIIFRRNTVLGLTTATGLWATAGVGLAAGSGMYVIAISGTILILIGLTTLKSIEHRFVGRIGSIVVTARDRKGLISDLETTLHEAGLKVQRISITRSEEDDEVEIEVTVRVTKREGSLDALRSSIVRVEGVEQVKMPNVL